The DNA sequence gtaactacagcaaccatgctgactcaatcactaacaacatacatacaggtaactacagcaaccatgctgactccatcactaacaatatacatacaggtaactacagcaaccatgctgactcaatcactaacaacatacatacaggtaactacagcaaccatgctgactccatcactaacaacatacaggtaactacagcaaccatgctgactcaatcactaacaacatacaggtaactacagcaaccatgctgactccatcactaacaacatacaggtaactacagcaaccatgctgactccatcactaacaacatacaggtaactacagcaaccatgctgactccatcactaacaacatacaggtaactacagcaaccatgctgactccatcactaacaacatacatacaggtaactacagcaaccatgctgactccatcactaacaacatacaggtaactacagcaaccatgctgactccatcactaacaacatacatacaggtaactacagcaaccatgctTTCTCTCCATCACAGTGGTGGTTCCTCTCCCAGGCTGGATGGGTTTAGGGGGGCTGCCCTGGCAGTTCACGGCCGTCCAGATGCACCTGCACTGGGGCAATGGAGCCCTGGAGGCCGGGGGCAGCGAACACACCATCAACGGTCAGAGCTCCGCTGCAGAGGTgaaggactgtgtgtgtttgttcagttGAGAAACCATACTATAATCCCATTAAATATTATACAGAAACACTAAACAGCAATCTAGACTCTTAGCTCACCTGGTTAACACTAGTCATAGTAGGAGAAAACAAACTTGAAAAGAAAGGTTATTGGAGAACATGTGTTTGAATGATGTTCATTAATTGGGGAGTGGAATTAAATCTGATTGAAATTGTTGTAAAGACTTCAGGATTAGAAAGCATGCCAAATAAAAGCCTCTCAAACACCTACAGTATACATAGGAAGGGGAACCAACTTTCTCAGGTTGGCAGTGTATTTACTGTaccccaaaaacacacacacacacacacacttttggaaCTTGAAACACTGTCCAATTCTCTGTGTGAAGGGAATGTAGAACATGCAGTGGATCTGCAAAAatgggtatgagagagagagttagagagagtttgAAAACATGAAGGAGAAGCTCCATGCTCTGGTTACACACTATTACGTAAAGACAGACAATTAGTGTttatctctccaccctcccctacTCCCTCCTTCTCAAAGAGTTTCAATGAGCCAGCatatcccccctccctctctctatcactctctcattccctctccctcactcactctctttttctcccatCTGAACGCTATGTAAATGAATGTAGCAGCACTTTTCATTCAAACTCAAGGGGGATTTTCCAAAAATTAGACACTgccacacacactgccacacacacactgccactcacactgccacacacacacacacacacacacacacacacacacacacacacacacacacacacacacacacacacacacacacacacacacacacacacacacacacacacacacacacacacacacacacacacacacacacacacacacacacacacatgttccctCTCTGTGTAGCTGCATGTGGTGCACTACAACTCAGAGCTGTACCCTAACATGTCAGTGGCTATGACCCAGCAGGATGGACTGGCAGTCCTGGGAGTCCTCATAGAGGTAGGACTGTTACATCATAACTAACTGACAATCACATCAACCACTGGAGACATTACATACTTCAAAAgagttgtatttgtatttttacaataGGTTACAAATTCCCTTTATTTACGTTTGATTTCTTCAGTTGTAAAATGTACCAGATTAGTAAGAAAGGCTTTGTGAATGTAGAGTAAAGCCTGCACACTAAAGGGTATAGATGTGTGATCTGTCAGACAGGTGAGGAGGCTAACCAGGCCTTTTGGAACATTCTCAACTACCTGGGTCGTATCAGACATGCAGGTGAGACAGCTGTTAAtgattatttacctttatttaactaggcaagtcagttaagaacaaattcttattttcaatgggttaactgccttgttcaggggcagaacaacagacttttaccttgtcagctcggggattggaTCTTGCAACCGtttggttattagtccaacactctaaccactcggctaacTGCTGCACCAGGTAGCTTAATCAAAGTACaccttaaccaatcagcattattACTACAGCTACCTTCTAGCAATGTTACCACGACTACAGTAGTTTATGGGGATTCTCTGATTTCTTATGCAAGTGTCAAACAGCACCACTACGTGCCCCCAGGAGTCAAACCCTGTACATCTCCTCTAACTTTCATCtgtccatccacccctccattcctccctccgtGGTCAGGTCAGAGTGTGTCCATCCCAGCCTTTGATGTCCAGTCCCTCCTGCCCTCTGACCTGGGGCGATACCTCCGATACAATGgctctctcaccactcctccctgcTTCCAGAGTGTGCTCTGGACCCTCTTCACAGAGACCGTCaaaatctcacacacacaggtgagggaaggtgtgtggtgtgtgtgtgatggtgatatACTTATGCTTGAATTCAAAGCATCACTATgtcctcctcttcttttctccccctcttccctcttgtcttcctcctcttcaccatctttcctctcttcctcccctctttacttctctctttcctcttctcctcttctcctcctctttgtccTCCCTTCTTCCTCAGCTGATGAAGCTGGAGACAGTGCTGTATGCCAGTAAGGAGGACGCTGACCGCGTCGTCATGCAGGACAACTACCGTACACCCCAACCACTTAACGACCGGACCATCCTCTCATCCTTCCCATTAGGTCGGGGGGTTCTCTAACACAACCAACAGCCTCGTAGCTAACAGCAGCATCAGCAGGAAGGGCATGGGACGGGCTACCTCGTACCTAACAGCAGCATCAGCAGGAAGGGCATGGGGTGGGCTAGCCTCGTACCTAACAGCAGCATCAGCATCAGCAGGAAGGGCATGGGGCGGGCTAGCCATCAGCAGGAAGGGCATGGGACCTAACAGCAGCATCAGCAGGAAGGGCATGGGGCGGGCTAGCCTCGTACCTAACAGCAGCATCAGCAGGAAGGGCATGGGGCGGGCTAGCCCTCGTACCTAACAGCAGCATCAGCAGGAAGGGCATGGGGCGGGCTAGCCTCGTAGCTAACAGCAGCATCAGCAGGAAGGGCATGGGGCGGGCAAGCCTCGTAGCTAACAGCAGCATCAGCAGGAAGGGCATGGGGTGGGCTAGCCTTGTACCTAACAGCAGCACCAGCAGGAAGGGCATGGGGCGGGCTAGCCTCGTACCTAACAGCAGCATCAGCAGGAAGGGCATGGGGCGGGCTAGCCTCGTACCTAACAACAGCATCAGCAGGAAGGGCATGGGGCGGGCTAGCCTCGTACCTAACAGCAGCATCAGCAGGAAGGGCATGGGGCGGGCTAGCCTCGTACCTAACAGCAGCACCAGCAGGAAGGGCATGGGGCGGGCTAGGCTTGTACCTAACAGCAGCACCAGCAGGAAGGGCATGGGGCGGGCAAGCCTCGTACCTAACAGCAGCATCAGCAGGAAGGGCATGGGGCGGGCTAGCCTCGTACCGTGACCACTAATAACATTTCACCAAACAGTATTAGTGGACACGGTGATGGGCTCTCGGGGTGGACATGTGGAGGAAGGCTAGCGTTAAACACTAAAGAGAAGAATGTGGTGAGAACTGTGGGAATGTCAAGGGTTACTGGCtgtgaaagagatagagagggagatagagggggcaggagataggaaaagagagaggggggtttgagggagtgatagagagagaggggtagtggggaagagaaagaggagctgTAAATGAGGGGGAGCTCTGTTTACGAGATGGCTGATTCGTTTTTGCAACATCTCTTCTCTAAACACTGACACTGTTGTTTTCACATgacaagagaggaagagagagagagggactgagagagagagagagaggaagagacacagagaaagaaagggagaaatggagagagagggagagtgagagagaaagaaagaaagaaagaaagaaagggagagagagagagaaagggagagcgagaaaaggagaaagggagagcaagagagagagagcagaacacAGACAAAGGAGGTGAAAAACTGATAGGGTGGCCTATGACAACACCAtaggaggctggtgagaggaggacggctcataataatggctggggTGGAGTGAATGTAATGGtgtgtttgatatcattccattccgcccatcctccccaattaaggtaccaccagCCTCCCGTGGACAACACTCATTCCAAAGActacagaacacactgtagacgTATGATCATTTCCCTGTAGTTCTACTGGTAGACAACACTCATTCCAAAGAcaacagaacacactgtagacgTATGATCATTTCCCTGTAGTTCTACTGGTAGACAACACTCATTCCAAAGAcaacagaacacactgtagacgTATGATCATTTCCCTGTAGTTCTACTGGTAGACAACACTCATTCCAAAGActacagaacacactgtagacgTATGATCATTTCCTGTAGTTCTACTGGTAGACAACACTCATTCCAAAGAcaacagaacacactgtagacgTATGATCATTTCCCTGTAGTTCTACTGGTAGACAACACTCATTCCAAAGActacagaacacactgtagacgTATGATCATTTCCCTGTAGTTCTACTGGTAGACAACACTCATTCCAAAGActacagaacacactgtagacgTATGATCATTTCCCTGTAGTTCTACTGGTAGACAACACTCATTCCAAAGAcaacagaacacactgtagacgTATGATCATTTCCCTGTAGTTCTACTGGTAGACAACACTCATTCCAAAGActacagaacacactgtagacgTATGATCATTTCCCTG is a window from the Oncorhynchus tshawytscha isolate Ot180627B linkage group LG03, Otsh_v2.0, whole genome shotgun sequence genome containing:
- the LOC112247847 gene encoding carbonic anhydrase 14-like isoform X2, which produces MDLVGLSLPLLLVFWQWTTTTGAAGSVGQSKWADYFPDCGGKAQSPVDVATVQTQYDPSLGPLTPLGYSQHGNKPFSLYNNGHTVVVPLPGWMGLGGLPWQFTAVQMHLHWGNGALEAGGSEHTINGQSSAAELHVVHYNSELYPNMSVAMTQQDGLAVLGVLIETGEEANQAFWNILNYLGRIRHAGQSVSIPAFDVQSLLPSDLGRYLRYNGSLTTPPCFQSVLWTLFTETVKISHTQLMKLETVLYASKEDADRVVMQDNYRTPQPLNDRTILSSFPLESVKVYTAGEITAIVIGALCGCVGVAVIIRFIVKTIRSTSSWDVLPSIRPAPVPRTKEPGKDLKQDVALNTTTEPGKKEDPVPPSV
- the LOC112247847 gene encoding carbonic anhydrase 14-like isoform X4 is translated as MDLVGLSLPLLLVFWQWTTTTGAAVTYWTYTGSVGQSKWADYFPDCGGKAQSPVDVATVQTQYDPSLGPLTPLGYSQHGNKPFSLYNNGHTVVVPLPGWMGLGGLPWQFTAVQMHLHWGNGALEAGGSEHTINGQSSAAELHVVHYNSELYPNMSVAMTQQDGLAVLGVLIETGEEANQAFWNILNYLGRIRHAGQSVSIPAFDVQSLLPSDLGRYLRYNGSLTTPPCFQSVLWTLFTETVKISHTQLMKLETVLYASKEDADRVVMQDNYRTPQPLNDRTILSSFPLESVKVYTAGEITAIVIGALCGCVGVAVIIRFIVKTIRTKEPGKDLKQDVALNTTTEPGKKEDPVPPSV
- the LOC112247847 gene encoding carbonic anhydrase 14-like isoform X3, with product MDLVGLSLPLLLVFWQWTTTTGAAVTYWTYTGSVGQSKWADYFPDCGGKAQSPVDVATVQTQYDPSLGPLTPLGYSQHGNKPFSLYNNGHTVVVPLPGWMGLGGLPWQFTAVQMHLHWGNGALEAGGSEHTINGQSSAAELHVVHYNSELYPNMSVAMTQQDGLAVLGVLIETGEEANQAFWNILNYLGRIRHAGQSVSIPAFDVQSLLPSDLGRYLRYNGSLTTPPCFQSVLWTLFTETVKISHTQLMKLETVLYASKEDADRVVMQDNYRTPQPLNDRTILSSFPLGEITAIVIGALCGCVGVAVIIRFIVKTIRSTSSWDVLPSIRPAPVPRTKEPGKDLKQDVALNTTTEPGKKEDPVPPSV
- the LOC112247847 gene encoding carbonic anhydrase 14-like isoform X1 — translated: MDLVGLSLPLLLVFWQWTTTTGAAVTYWTYTGSVGQSKWADYFPDCGGKAQSPVDVATVQTQYDPSLGPLTPLGYSQHGNKPFSLYNNGHTVVVPLPGWMGLGGLPWQFTAVQMHLHWGNGALEAGGSEHTINGQSSAAELHVVHYNSELYPNMSVAMTQQDGLAVLGVLIETGEEANQAFWNILNYLGRIRHAGQSVSIPAFDVQSLLPSDLGRYLRYNGSLTTPPCFQSVLWTLFTETVKISHTQLMKLETVLYASKEDADRVVMQDNYRTPQPLNDRTILSSFPLESVKVYTAGEITAIVIGALCGCVGVAVIIRFIVKTIRSTSSWDVLPSIRPAPVPRTKEPGKDLKQDVALNTTTEPGKKEDPVPPSV